A single genomic interval of Lathyrus oleraceus cultivar Zhongwan6 chromosome 7, CAAS_Psat_ZW6_1.0, whole genome shotgun sequence harbors:
- the LOC127106433 gene encoding disease resistance response protein 206-like, which produces MKLISSLIFFLLISIPHSSPTPTKSRKRTQIHKPCKTLTFYFHDILFNGHNSKNATSAIVGTPPWGNTTTLANQNHFGDVVVFDDPITLDNNLHSHPVGRAQGFYIYDRKEIFTSWFAFSFVFNSTIHKGTINFAGADPLMNKTRDISVIGGTGDFFMTRGVATLSTDAFEGEVYFRLRVEINLYECW; this is translated from the coding sequence ATGAAGCTCATTTCATCTCTCATCTTCTTCCTCCTAATCTCCATACCACATTCCTCTCCCACTCCAaccaaatcaagaaaaagaaCACAAATCCACAAACCCTGCAAAACACTAACATTCTACTTCCACGACATCCTTTTCAACGGTCACAACTCCAAAAACGCCACGTCAGCAATCGTAGGAACACCACCATGGGGCAACACAACAACCTTAGCAAACCAAAACCACTTTGGTGACGTAGTTGTTTTCGATGACCCAATAACATTGGACAACAATTTACACTCTCACCCAGTTGGTCGTGCTCAAGGATTTTACATTTACGATAGGAAAGAAATCTTCACTTCTTGGTTTGCTTTTTCGTTTGTCTTTAACTCCACGATCCATAAGGGTACCATAAATTTTGCTGGTGCTGACCCTTTGATGAATAAGACTAGGGACATTTCGGTAATTGGTGGGACTGGTGATTTTTTCATGACTAGGGGTGTGGCTACTCTTTCAACAGATGCTTTTGAAGGTGAAGTTTATTTTAGGCTTCGTGTGGAAATTAATCTGTATGAATGTTGGTAA